From a region of the Halolamina sp. CBA1230 genome:
- a CDS encoding class I SAM-dependent methyltransferase, with the protein MPEEFTPEAYYDEYGETEWERLDRDFYGRLEYEETWHFLDRELPGVGRVLDVGGGAGRYSVELAERGYDVTLVDPSSEQVALARENADDHGVAGRTTVRVGDVRDLAADPDSFDATLCLGGPLSHVLDAEERRDAAAELHRVTAPGGPVFVSVMGRLAALQTIARMAGRVDPEVDETELLPRLARTGDYDADLLDEFGLDPSGPPMHLFRAHELRELLQRAGLAVHTLTGLESVASQRRDEFDALGDDHREAIRETVAALRGDPGVADLSGHLLAVATA; encoded by the coding sequence ATGCCCGAGGAGTTCACCCCGGAAGCGTACTACGACGAGTACGGCGAGACCGAATGGGAACGGCTCGACCGGGACTTCTACGGTCGGCTGGAGTACGAGGAGACCTGGCACTTTCTCGACCGGGAGCTTCCCGGGGTGGGGCGCGTCCTCGACGTCGGCGGCGGTGCCGGGCGGTACAGCGTCGAACTCGCCGAACGCGGCTACGACGTGACGCTCGTCGACCCGAGCTCCGAGCAGGTCGCGCTCGCCCGGGAGAACGCCGACGATCACGGCGTCGCGGGCCGAACGACGGTGCGGGTCGGGGACGTACGGGATCTCGCGGCCGACCCCGACAGCTTCGACGCGACGCTCTGTCTGGGCGGCCCCCTCTCGCACGTCCTCGACGCCGAGGAACGCCGGGATGCGGCCGCGGAACTGCATCGCGTCACCGCGCCGGGCGGACCAGTGTTCGTCTCGGTGATGGGCCGTCTCGCCGCGCTCCAGACGATCGCCCGAATGGCGGGTCGGGTCGACCCCGAGGTCGACGAGACCGAGCTCCTGCCACGGCTCGCCCGGACGGGCGACTACGACGCCGATCTGCTCGACGAGTTCGGTCTCGACCCGTCCGGGCCGCCGATGCACCTGTTCAGAGCCCACGAGCTCCGCGAACTGCTCCAGCGTGCCGGACTCGCGGTGCACACGCTCACTGGGCTGGAGAGCGTCGCGTCCCAGCGCCGCGACGAGTTCGACGCGCTCGGCGACGACCACCGCGAGGCGATCCGGGAGACCGTCGCGGCGCTGCGGGGTGACCCGGGGGTCGCCGACCTCTCGGGGCATCTGCTCGCGGTGGCGACTGCCTGA
- a CDS encoding NADH:flavin oxidoreductase/NADH oxidase encodes MNAALFEPLTLRETTIPNRVMVSPMCQYSCDARDGLATDWHQVHLGSRAVGGAGVVIAEATAVEPRGRISPEDLGLWSQEHADALAPTAQFIREQGSVPAIQLAHAGRKASTRRPWEDGPRLVTEDEGGWTPKGPTETPYPRDEENTAPTERMDEDDIAEVVEAFEQSAKYALDAGFEVPEIHAAHGYLLHEFLSPVTNDRDDAYGGDFEGRTKLLREVCEAVRAVWPDEKPIFVRISATDWLPARESWDVAQSARLAGDLAEIGVDFLDVSSGGIHPDQQVPRTGPGYQATYAETIREVLAEDGQTLSGDELDAGSDEIAVGTVGGITEAEHAEALVGNERADAVLLAREHLRDPYFTLHAGRELDAENAPEWPDQYKRA; translated from the coding sequence GTGAACGCCGCACTGTTCGAACCACTCACGCTACGTGAGACGACGATCCCGAACCGCGTGATGGTGTCGCCGATGTGCCAGTACTCCTGTGACGCCCGCGACGGGCTGGCGACCGACTGGCACCAGGTCCACCTCGGCAGCCGCGCCGTCGGCGGCGCCGGCGTCGTGATCGCCGAGGCGACCGCCGTCGAGCCGCGCGGGCGCATCTCGCCCGAGGATCTGGGTCTCTGGAGTCAGGAACACGCCGACGCGCTCGCCCCGACCGCACAGTTCATCCGCGAGCAGGGTAGCGTCCCGGCGATCCAGCTGGCCCACGCCGGCCGGAAAGCCAGCACTCGCCGGCCGTGGGAGGACGGCCCCCGCCTCGTCACGGAGGACGAGGGTGGGTGGACCCCGAAAGGGCCCACCGAGACGCCCTACCCGCGTGACGAGGAGAACACTGCCCCCACGGAGCGCATGGACGAGGACGACATCGCGGAGGTCGTGGAGGCGTTCGAGCAGTCCGCGAAGTACGCGCTCGACGCCGGCTTCGAGGTGCCGGAGATCCACGCCGCCCACGGCTACCTGCTCCACGAGTTCCTCTCGCCGGTCACCAACGACCGCGACGACGCCTACGGCGGCGACTTCGAGGGGCGGACGAAGCTCCTCCGGGAGGTCTGTGAGGCCGTCCGCGCGGTCTGGCCGGACGAGAAGCCGATCTTCGTCCGCATCTCCGCGACCGACTGGCTGCCCGCCCGCGAGTCCTGGGACGTGGCGCAGTCGGCCCGCCTCGCTGGCGATCTGGCGGAGATCGGCGTTGACTTCCTCGACGTCTCCTCGGGCGGCATCCACCCCGACCAGCAGGTGCCGCGCACGGGGCCGGGCTACCAGGCCACGTACGCCGAGACGATCCGGGAGGTGCTGGCCGAGGACGGCCAGACGCTCTCGGGCGACGAACTCGACGCCGGCAGCGACGAGATCGCGGTCGGCACCGTCGGCGGGATCACCGAGGCCGAACACGCCGAGGCGCTGGTGGGCAACGAGCGCGCCGACGCGGTGCTGCTCGCGCGTGAACACCTTCGTGACCCGTACTTCACGCTGCACGCCGGCCGGGAACTCGACGCCGAGAACGCGCCGGAGTGGCCGGACCAGTACAAACGGGCCTGA
- a CDS encoding 3-ketoacyl-CoA thiolase, which translates to MDRVAIVGASMTPFGDREGEWLRDLLAAAGADCLDDAGVAADAVDHLYVSNMASGELEGQTGAPNMLAHDLAAQPAYTARIDQTSSSGGAGIYAAWQSIASEASEMTLLVGGEKMTHKTTGEATDVIASLTHPVEYKHGVTLPSFAGLTARLYLDEYDAPRESLGKVAVKNHKNGVDNPKAQFRKEVDLDTVLESPIVADPLRLYDFCPITDGSAALLFCPESVAREITDEYVVVGGVAGATDTHVVHERPDPTTMRGVVESSDQAYEMADRGPEDIDFAELHDMFTILEFLQFEDLGFAEKGEGWKAIEEGRTERDGDLPINTSGGLKSKGHPLGASGVAQAVEVYEQLLGEAGARQLDGPEIGLACNVGGFGNCVTTTILETPEAE; encoded by the coding sequence ATGGACCGAGTCGCCATCGTTGGCGCGTCGATGACCCCCTTCGGCGACCGCGAGGGGGAGTGGCTGCGCGACCTGCTCGCGGCGGCCGGCGCCGACTGCCTCGACGACGCCGGCGTCGCGGCCGACGCCGTCGACCACCTGTACGTCTCGAACATGGCCAGCGGCGAACTCGAGGGGCAGACGGGCGCGCCGAACATGCTCGCCCACGACCTCGCCGCGCAGCCGGCCTACACCGCCAGGATCGACCAGACCTCCTCCTCCGGCGGCGCCGGCATCTACGCCGCGTGGCAGTCGATCGCCTCCGAGGCCAGCGAGATGACGCTGCTCGTCGGCGGGGAGAAGATGACCCACAAGACCACGGGCGAGGCGACGGACGTGATCGCCTCGCTCACCCACCCCGTGGAGTACAAACACGGCGTCACACTCCCCTCCTTCGCCGGCCTCACGGCGCGACTCTACCTCGACGAGTACGACGCGCCACGCGAGAGCCTCGGGAAAGTCGCGGTGAAGAACCACAAGAACGGCGTCGACAACCCGAAAGCGCAGTTTCGGAAGGAGGTCGATCTCGACACCGTCCTCGAGTCGCCGATCGTCGCCGACCCGCTCCGCCTCTACGACTTCTGCCCGATCACCGACGGCTCCGCCGCGCTACTGTTCTGCCCGGAGTCCGTCGCCCGGGAGATCACGGACGAGTACGTCGTCGTGGGCGGCGTCGCGGGCGCGACGGACACCCACGTCGTCCACGAGCGCCCGGACCCGACGACGATGCGCGGCGTCGTTGAGTCGAGCGATCAGGCGTACGAGATGGCCGACCGCGGCCCCGAAGACATCGACTTCGCGGAACTCCACGACATGTTCACGATCCTCGAGTTCCTGCAGTTCGAGGACCTCGGCTTCGCAGAGAAGGGCGAGGGCTGGAAAGCGATCGAGGAAGGCCGTACCGAACGCGACGGCGACCTCCCGATCAACACCTCCGGCGGCCTGAAGTCGAAGGGCCACCCACTCGGCGCATCCGGCGTCGCCCAGGCGGTGGAGGTGTACGAACAGCTACTCGGCGAGGCCGGCGCCCGACAGTTGGACGGCCCCGAGATCGGCCTCGCGTGCAACGTCGGCGGCTTCGGCAACTGCGTGACCACAACCATCCTCGAAACGCCGGAGGCAGAATGA
- a CDS encoding OB-fold domain-containing protein: MSDQTEPTESDEPEMTAYRYPDGSITYPGHPRGPGGEEPVGTVDLSEYTAEVVTWTTSTATPPGVRQPNHLAIVEFDVDGRPVRALGQLEDGNVDIGDTVEPFHVDQLRDPEKGIREPESQEWDGFRFRPVE; this comes from the coding sequence ATGAGCGACCAGACCGAACCCACGGAGAGCGACGAACCGGAGATGACCGCGTACCGCTACCCCGACGGGAGCATCACCTACCCCGGCCACCCGCGGGGGCCGGGCGGCGAGGAGCCAGTGGGCACTGTCGACCTCAGCGAGTACACTGCCGAGGTGGTGACGTGGACTACCTCGACGGCGACGCCGCCGGGCGTCCGCCAACCGAACCACCTCGCTATCGTGGAGTTCGACGTGGACGGCAGGCCGGTCCGCGCGCTGGGTCAACTCGAGGACGGGAATGTCGACATCGGTGACACGGTCGAACCGTTCCACGTCGACCAACTCCGCGACCCCGAAAAGGGGATCCGCGAGCCGGAGAGTCAGGAGTGGGACGGGTTCCGCTTCCGCCCCGTCGAGTAG